Part of the Thermanaerothrix sp. genome is shown below.
GTACGAGCAGCTCCAAAGTTCCGGGAGGACCGCCACATCACAATCTCCAATTGAATCGAGCATGGCCCTAGCCTTTATGATGTTCCCCTCAGGATCACCCCAAAGGACGTCCATCTGAACTAACCCAACGCTTATCTTGTCAGCCATCGCAGGCCCCCCTAATTAGCTTAATTTTTCAATGGCTTAATTCGCAAGATCGTCACTAAAAATGCCTCTTACAAAATCAATCAACATATAAGGCACCATGCGGAATGAAAATTCTACATCCAGCCGCTCTGTCCACTTGTGGGCATCCCTACCTCCCACCCCTATATTTATAACGGGGACATCTAGCGCCCCCATGGCATCCAAGTCCAAGGGGTACACCAGGCCGCCCCCGGGCATGTTATCGAGAACAGCCCCAATGTCCTCCCTCGAAGCACAACCACCAAGGAAACTGAGGTCCGTTATCCCTCCAAAGGCCTCCTTCAACACAAAGGGTTCTCCCCACCTGTTGCTCCAGCTGTTACACAAACCCTCTGCCAACTTGCGAAGCCTTTTTTCATTTAACGATTTGTTCCTATTAACCTTTGGGGGATAGTAGGGGGGCAAAAAGCCTACCACTGCGGCCGGAGGATCAAGTGACAATGTCTTTATTGCCTCTAAAAGAACCATTAATGACTTTTTCCTGGTGTCCATGCCATCTGACGTCTGCTCGTATATGATCGAGTCCTCTCTAAAGCCATTACTTCTTGCCCTATCAAATACCTCCCTGGCCTCGAGGATCTTTATTTCCCCTGCTGGCGCAGGAGAGGGTAAGCCGCAGATGGAGAACCTCTCTTCCCAATCTTTGATGGCTCGCTTTAGAGATTCACCACATGCCTGCTTAAAGCAAAACAAAAACGAGCCATGGTCATCTTTGACGGTAAGCTTGTTAAAATACAACAAAACCATATCCGGGATGGTAACCGAGTAACTTTCCCTTATAACAGACATTTCCATGCAAGCCATGGGAGGCAACCTATCACCGCCGATTTTATCGGAGCTCCAGGGGGCTGCATCGAGATCTGACACCATCTGGCCTCCTAAATGAGCCGCGCTTATACCAAGCCAAGGCTCCCCCACGTGGGAAGGCTTGCCAAGCACCAGCACAAAGGGCATCAATTTGCCAACCGACCCTATGTAGACAGGCCTTCCGACACCGGTGCCACCAAGATCACAGGGTTCAGTGTTAACACAAGCCACATACTCCAGCCCCTCAGAGTCCATAAGCCCTTTTAGAAATGAAAGGGCCCCCCTCATACCAACAGAATCCCTCTCCTCGTCCACCACTGGACAAAAGAGAACGTTGCCGGCCTCAAACTTTGAACATGCAAGCTCCCGAAGCAGGTTCATCTCAAGGACCAATCCAGCCTTCATGTCCAAAACGCCTCTTCCGAAGAGGTACCTGCGGCTTTCAAGGTCTTCCTTCACTTCTGTCGGTAGACCCTCCAACCCCCTCATGGCTTCTTCCAAAAGCTCCGGCTCAAAGGCCAAATCCTTAAGCCTTCCATAGGGCGATGCGTCCACCACATCCACATGGCCTGTCAGTATGACCGTCCGTGGCCCCATCCCCTTAAGCAACGCCGCCACATGGCTCCTGCCAAAGGGGTCATTAGGAACCTTGTATTTAAATATTTTTAACCTCCCTCCGCTCATCTCTCTTATCTCTTCAAGCTGCCTTTCTATCAAGGACATGACGCCGTCTTCCCCATCCCCCAGAGCCGATGGGCTTGGAATCCTGCAAAGCCTTATCAACTCATCTCTCAACCTCTTCTGTGTGTCAACCGCACATTCAGGACCACCATAGACCTGATCAGCGCCTTCGGCTCCCATGAGCAACCTACCCCCCGATAAACCTAATTTCGATGCGAAAAAACATCTTTGTTTAGAACATTATATTAAAGCGGCCCCAATCTCAAAGATTGAGGCCGCTGTGCAGTTAGACTCCTTTATGGATCTGCGGTCTTAAAGTTAAAGGTTGCCTATGCTGGAAACCATGACCGCCTTGATGGTGTGCATGCGGTTTTCCGCCTCATCGAAGACCCTGGACTGGAGGGACTCGAAAACATCCTCGGTGACCTCGTAGCCCTTAACGGCGGGGAGGCAGTGCATGAAGATGGTTTCCTTCCGGCCGGTGGCAGCCATAAGCTCCTTGTTAACCTGATAGGGCTGAAGGATGGCCTTGCGCTCCGCGAGCTTATCCTCCTCACCCATGGAAGCCCACACGTCAGTGTAGATAACATGGGCCCCCTTCACCGCCTCCTTGGGGTCCTCCATTATCTCTATCACAGCGCCGGAACCGCACTCCTCAGCGATCTTCTTGCATTCCTCAACAAGGGAGGCCTCGGGGAAGA
Proteins encoded:
- a CDS encoding M20/M25/M40 family metallo-hydrolase yields the protein MGAEGADQVYGGPECAVDTQKRLRDELIRLCRIPSPSALGDGEDGVMSLIERQLEEIREMSGGRLKIFKYKVPNDPFGRSHVAALLKGMGPRTVILTGHVDVVDASPYGRLKDLAFEPELLEEAMRGLEGLPTEVKEDLESRRYLFGRGVLDMKAGLVLEMNLLRELACSKFEAGNVLFCPVVDEERDSVGMRGALSFLKGLMDSEGLEYVACVNTEPCDLGGTGVGRPVYIGSVGKLMPFVLVLGKPSHVGEPWLGISAAHLGGQMVSDLDAAPWSSDKIGGDRLPPMACMEMSVIRESYSVTIPDMVLLYFNKLTVKDDHGSFLFCFKQACGESLKRAIKDWEERFSICGLPSPAPAGEIKILEAREVFDRARSNGFREDSIIYEQTSDGMDTRKKSLMVLLEAIKTLSLDPPAAVVGFLPPYYPPKVNRNKSLNEKRLRKLAEGLCNSWSNRWGEPFVLKEAFGGITDLSFLGGCASREDIGAVLDNMPGGGLVYPLDLDAMGALDVPVINIGVGGRDAHKWTERLDVEFSFRMVPYMLIDFVRGIFSDDLAN